A section of the Carassius carassius chromosome 17, fCarCar2.1, whole genome shotgun sequence genome encodes:
- the LOC132160799 gene encoding phosphatidylinositol glycan anchor biosynthesis class U protein-like: protein MAAPLTLLLIVAVTIRAVLFRSSLAEIISERVEVVSPLNAWKRVIEGLALLDLGVSPYSGDVFHETPFMIYLFHFTVDYAEIVFMIADGITAVALYLSIQIYNKDVFRKQKYALESDRYPADCLELLRSPKEMFYIPLKVAMFYLLNPFTILSCVAKSTCGLNNAIIALFIFCTLKGSALLSGILLALATYQSIYPLTLFAPALLFFLQRLYIPVNPRRSSFWFFTLQYAFIYVGSLVVITGLSFFLLGSWDFISSVYGFILSVPDLTPNIGLFWYFFAEMFEHFRLFFSCVFQINVFFYTIPLSIKLKEHPVFLIFMQIAIISIFKSYPTVGDVALYMAFLPAWSHLYRFLRNIFLVSCVLLACSALFPVLWHLWIYAGSANSNFYYAITLLFNFGQILLVSDYFYAYLRREHHLTHGLYLKKKDGTEATLVLK from the exons ATGGCGGCTCCTTTAACCCTACTGCTGATAGTAGCTGTTACAATAAGAGCCGTTTTATTCCGATCCAGTTTGGCAGAAATAATTTCAGAGAGGGTCGAGGTGGTGTCGCCTTTGAATGCGTGGAAACGAG TTATAGAGGGTCTTGCCTTGTTGGATCTGGGGGTCTCGCCTTACTCAGGAGATGTGTTTCATGAA ACACCCTTTATGATATACCTCTTTCATTTTACGGTCGACTATGCAGAGATTGTTTTTATG ATAGCAGATGGAATCACAGCGGTGGCTCTTTATCTTTCAATTCAGATTTATAACAAGGATGTG TTTAGAAAACAGAAATATGCCTTGGAATCAGACCGGTATCCCGCCGACTGTTTGGAGCTCCTCCGCTCTCCGAAGGAAATGTTTTACATCCCCCTCAAGGTTGCCATGTT TTATTTGTTAAACCCCTTCACCATCCTGTCTTGTGTGGCAAAGTCAACTTGTGGGCTGAACAATGCAATTATTGCTCTCTTCATTTTCTGTACATTAAAAG GTAGTGCCTTGTTGAGTGGGATATTGTTGGCCTTGGCTACATATCAGTCCATCTATCCTCTGACCCTGTTTGCTCCTGCACTCCTGTTCTTCCTGCAG aggTTATATATCCCAGTGAACCCGAGGAGGAGTAGTTTCTGGTTCTTCACTCTTCAGTATGCGTTCATATATGTGGGCAGTCTGGTTGTGATCACTGGACTCTCTTTCTTCCTCCTGGGCTCCTGGGACTTCATCTCTTCTGTCTATGGATTCAT ATTATCTGTTCCTGACCTGACTCCAAACATCGGACTCTTCTGGTACTTCTTTGCAGAGATGTTTGAGCATTTCCGTCTCTTCTTCAGCTGCGTCTTTCAGatcaatgtctttttttacaCCATCCCTCTCTCCATCAAACTCAA GGAGCATCCAGTGTTCCTCATCTTCATGCAGATTGCCATCATCTCCATCTTTAAGTCGTACCCTACTGTGGGAGATGTCGCCCTCTACATGGCATTTTTGCCAGCCTGGAGTCACCTTTACCGAT ttttgaggAACATCTTTCTGGTGTCGTGCGTGCTGTTGGCATGCTCCGCTCTCTTTCCTGTGCTCTGGCATTTGTGGATTTACGCTGGCAGTGCCAACTCTAATTTCTACTACGCCATCACATTGCTCTTCAACTTTGGACAG ATCCTCCTGGTTTCAGATTATTTCTACGCCTACCTGCGCCGAGAACATCACCTGACACACGGCCTCTATCTAAAGAAGAAAGATGGCACTGAAGCCACTCTAGTGTTAAAGTGA